One genomic window of Polyangium aurulentum includes the following:
- a CDS encoding DUF58 domain-containing protein, producing the protein MGVLEFLGLKSGSSSLRGGGGRDDGELFDDEFQRKLDYLAMVSKRVFSGAMRAERRTKKTGSGIEFADHRDYAPGDDIRALDWHAFQRFDRLLIRLYEEEEDLSIYFILDTSSSMGFGEGEKLKQAKRLCAALAYVGLANLDRIAIVSATDEISGRMPTTRGKARIFRIFRFLSGVKAEGATDLGEAMKTFVAQHKRKGLAVLLSDLYDPDGFERGINVLRFNRFEPYVIHLVDPRDGKPELKGDVRVYDCETGDEREVTVTAKVLEKYQKVYGDYLEEVQRFCTSRQVSYFRADVDTPFDELILRVFRRGGFLR; encoded by the coding sequence ATGGGTGTGCTCGAGTTCCTTGGGCTCAAGTCGGGCTCGTCGTCGCTGCGTGGCGGCGGCGGGCGCGACGACGGCGAGCTGTTCGACGACGAGTTCCAGCGCAAGCTCGACTACCTCGCCATGGTGAGCAAACGCGTCTTCTCGGGCGCGATGCGGGCCGAGCGGCGCACGAAGAAGACCGGCAGCGGCATCGAGTTCGCCGATCACCGCGATTACGCGCCCGGCGACGACATCCGCGCCCTCGACTGGCACGCCTTCCAGCGCTTCGATCGGCTTCTCATCCGGCTTTACGAGGAGGAGGAAGATCTCTCGATCTACTTCATCCTCGACACCTCGTCGTCGATGGGCTTCGGCGAGGGCGAGAAGCTCAAGCAGGCCAAGCGCCTGTGCGCGGCGCTCGCCTACGTGGGCCTCGCGAACCTCGACCGCATCGCGATCGTCTCTGCGACGGACGAGATCAGCGGGCGCATGCCGACCACGCGCGGCAAGGCGCGGATCTTCCGCATCTTCCGCTTCCTGTCGGGCGTGAAGGCCGAGGGCGCCACGGATCTCGGCGAGGCGATGAAGACCTTCGTCGCCCAGCACAAGCGCAAGGGCCTCGCCGTGCTGCTCAGCGATCTGTACGACCCCGACGGCTTCGAGCGGGGCATCAACGTGCTGCGTTTCAACCGCTTCGAGCCCTACGTGATCCACCTCGTGGACCCGCGCGACGGCAAGCCCGAGCTCAAGGGCGACGTGCGCGTGTACGACTGCGAGACGGGCGACGAGCGGGAGGTCACCGTGACGGCCAAGGTGCTCGAGAAGTACCAGAAGGTCTACGGCGACTACCTCGAGGAGGTGCAGCGCTTCTGCACCTCTCGCCAGGTGAGCTACTTCCGCGCCGACGTCGATACTCCCTTCGACGAGCTCATCCTGCGCGTCTTCCGCCGGGGCGGCTTTCTGCGCTAG
- a CDS encoding vWA domain-containing protein, giving the protein MHFVGVPLATLLQIGALAGGLIVVFYILKLRRRPVSVPFSRLWERILRDKEATSLFSQLKRLLSLLLQLALLALMLLALGDPRPAANLIEGRNIVVLVDASASMRATDAAPSRIDAAKDEVKRMVRGLSGSDRMLVAQMDAAVTPLSTLTSEIPELEGAVAAVRPTDASADFARGLRFAADTLRGLSSPEIIVVSDGALGPAVDAAGPVQLEGIRVSYVPIGERSINVAITGFSVRRYPLDKSRYEVMLEVTNTNDQPVDVELSLLGDGQLTDLTRLRLGPKERLPRFYPNLSGASKTLEAKIAFPGDAHDDLPADDHAYALLPERRRARVQVVSPGNMFLEAALLLDEYLDVTMVAPANYPGQGNFDVTIFDGVTPNVAPGSGSLLYLNPTGENVPFEVGKAVEDDDPNYRLGFDELDEKNPILRYTALSDVNIGRAHPLKGDKEDKVVAKSYKGPLMLQGRRAGVKFVALGFDVRESDFPLRISWPIFLLNTINDFVEEDVQYISSFRTGNVWQIPASSAADTATLELPDGTTRAVPIKDGRAVFLGQLAGFYKLTTGPGETSMFAANLVDPGESNIAPVPELVIDGNKAGAVGEFKVGVRREIWIYLLAAVIAVTAIEWLTYHRRVTV; this is encoded by the coding sequence ATGCATTTCGTCGGCGTACCGCTCGCGACACTGCTTCAGATCGGCGCCCTCGCTGGCGGCCTGATCGTCGTCTTCTACATCCTCAAGCTGCGCCGTCGCCCGGTCTCGGTCCCGTTCTCGCGGCTCTGGGAGCGGATCCTGCGCGACAAGGAGGCGACGAGCCTCTTCTCGCAGCTCAAGCGCCTCCTGTCGCTCTTGCTCCAGCTCGCGCTGCTCGCGTTGATGCTGCTCGCGCTCGGCGATCCGCGCCCCGCGGCGAACCTCATCGAGGGCAGGAACATCGTCGTGCTCGTCGACGCGAGCGCGAGCATGAGGGCCACCGACGCCGCTCCGTCGCGCATCGACGCCGCCAAGGACGAGGTCAAGCGCATGGTCCGCGGCCTGTCGGGCAGCGACAGGATGCTCGTCGCGCAGATGGATGCGGCCGTCACGCCGCTGTCGACGCTCACGAGCGAGATCCCCGAGCTCGAGGGCGCCGTCGCCGCCGTTCGCCCGACCGACGCGAGCGCCGACTTCGCGCGCGGGCTGCGCTTTGCAGCCGACACGCTGCGGGGTCTGTCGTCGCCCGAGATCATCGTGGTCTCCGATGGCGCGCTCGGGCCCGCGGTCGACGCGGCGGGGCCCGTGCAGCTCGAGGGCATCCGCGTCTCGTACGTGCCCATCGGGGAGCGCTCGATCAACGTCGCGATCACGGGCTTCTCCGTGCGGCGATACCCGCTCGACAAGAGCCGCTACGAGGTGATGCTCGAGGTCACCAACACCAACGATCAGCCCGTCGACGTCGAGCTGTCCTTGCTCGGCGACGGTCAGCTCACCGATCTGACGCGGCTGCGGCTCGGGCCGAAGGAGCGGCTGCCGCGCTTCTACCCGAACCTCTCGGGCGCCTCGAAGACCCTCGAGGCGAAGATCGCCTTCCCGGGCGACGCGCACGACGACCTGCCCGCCGACGATCACGCCTACGCGCTCTTGCCCGAGCGCCGCCGTGCGCGTGTGCAGGTCGTCTCGCCGGGGAACATGTTCCTCGAGGCCGCGCTTCTGCTCGACGAGTACCTCGACGTCACGATGGTCGCGCCGGCGAATTATCCGGGGCAGGGCAACTTCGACGTCACCATCTTCGACGGCGTCACGCCCAACGTGGCCCCGGGAAGCGGCAGCCTGCTCTACCTGAACCCCACGGGCGAGAACGTGCCCTTCGAGGTCGGCAAGGCGGTCGAGGACGACGATCCGAACTACCGGCTCGGCTTCGACGAGCTCGACGAGAAGAACCCGATCCTCCGCTACACGGCGCTGTCGGACGTGAACATCGGCCGCGCGCACCCGCTCAAGGGCGACAAGGAGGACAAGGTCGTCGCCAAGAGCTACAAGGGCCCGCTCATGCTGCAGGGGCGGCGCGCCGGCGTGAAGTTCGTGGCGCTCGGCTTCGACGTGCGCGAGAGCGACTTTCCGCTGCGCATCTCCTGGCCGATCTTCCTGCTCAACACGATCAACGACTTCGTCGAGGAGGATGTCCAGTACATCTCCTCGTTCCGGACCGGGAACGTCTGGCAGATCCCGGCCTCGTCGGCGGCCGACACGGCGACGCTCGAGCTGCCGGACGGCACGACGCGCGCGGTGCCCATCAAGGACGGGCGCGCGGTGTTCCTCGGCCAGCTCGCGGGCTTCTACAAGCTGACCACCGGCCCCGGTGAGACGAGCATGTTCGCGGCGAACCTCGTCGATCCCGGCGAGAGCAACATCGCGCCCGTGCCCGAGCTCGTCATCGACGGCAACAAGGCCGGCGCCGTGGGCGAGTTCAAGGTCGGCGTGCGGCGCGAGATCTGGATCTACCTGCTCGCGGCGGTCATCGCGGTGACCGCGATCGAGTGGCTCACCTACCATCGGAGGGTGACGGTTTGA